TATTTTATTAAATCTTTATATTCAAAAAAATTTTTTCTATATGCAGAAGAATTTTTATAAGCAAGATCAAAAAACTCCCCTTTTTCAAGGATTGTAGTTATTGCATAACCATTTTGAATAGAATGTTTATTAATAAAACTGCTATTTTCTATTTCTATTTTTATAAGTTCTTCATCTTTCATAGCTGCAATGACTGATAGCTTCTCTATTTCTATTTTATCTACTGTATTAATAAAGTTGTTATCTATATTTTTGCAGTTTGTAAGGAGATTGTCAATTATCAACCCTACTTTAAAAACAGAATTATGTTTACTTATATCAATATCTTTGTTTTTTAAAAGAAATGAATAAAACATTCCTTCATAGGAATTAGGATATGTTTTTATTATGTTTTCAGCTTTTTTTTCAAAAAGCTTATTATTTCCAAGCTTAAAATAGGAATTAGCAACCATTATTTCAGTTATTATATTTTTATGTGGTATTTTAGCTGCTGTTTTTAATACCTGTTCATAATCTCCAAAAGAATAATATATACCTGTTTGATAAAATAAAGCAAGGGAAGAATATCTGCCTCTTTTTACGTTCTCAAAAGCATAAAGGCATCTCGAAAAATCTTTCATCCTATAATAAGCAATCCCTTTATAGAAAAAATATAAATCCTTATTTCCATTTTTTGCATATTTATCAGTTAAAGTGATGATTTCTTTATTTTTTCCAGCTCTGATTAAAGTTCTAAAGAGCTCAGATTCAGCTTTTTCTTTATCAGATTTTGTGATATTAGAATTTTTTAAAATTATTTTATAAAGTTTTTCGGCCTTTTCATATTCTTTTTTGGAAAGAAAAAAATGAGCAGCTTTTAAAAGCTCAGCTATTGAAATTTCTCCAATACGGGAAAAATCATTTCTAAATTTAAGATTATAATAATTTTGATATTGAATATCCTCTTTTGCCAGTAATTCAAGAGCTCTCTCCTCAAAATGTGAAGTAATAGGAGAAAAAGTAGAATAATCTAATCTTTTTAAATACAGCAAACCAGTCTCTTTATCTCCTGTTTTTATAAGAGCATCTCCAAGGGAATAATCTCTTTCAGCAAAATAAATATTTTTTTCTATTTCTGACCCTCGATTGAAGAAAGAAAGTTTATGGCTGAAAACAGCTTTTTCAAGATAGAAAACAGCATTTTTCCAATCTTCCATTCTATAATAAGTCATTCCTATAAAATAAAAAGCATAATTGTTTTTTAAAATAGGAGAAAAGGAGTAACTTCTTAAAAGAATTTCAAATTTATTTTGAGCTTCCTCATAATAACCATTATGATAGGCATTTTTTCCCTGAATGAAAATATCATAATCTTCATAAGTGTAAGTAAAAGCCATAAAACTATTTATAATAAAAAATAAAATCAAAAATATTTTTTTCATTTTCTAAGACACCTCTTATTAAAATATCTGCTACTATAATTATTACAAAATAACTTGAAAATGGCAACAATTATATTATTTTTTTTATTTCTAAAAAAAATATTGAAATTATTTAAAATATATTAGATAATGAAAAGCAGTATTTTGTTTTTTTAGGAGGTGGAGATGGGAATAATAAAAGTATTAGATGAATCAGTTTCCAACATAATTGCAGCTGGAGAAGTAGTTGAAAATCCTGCTAGTATGTTAAAAGAGCTTTTGGAAAACTCATTGGATGCAGAGAGTAAAAGTATAAAAATAGAAGTAAAGTCTGGTGGAAGACATGTAATAATATCTGATGATGGGAAAGGAATGACTCAAGATGATCTGCTTCTTTCTGTAGAAAGACATGCAACAAGTAAAATAGCTAAAAAAGAGGACTTGTATAATCTTCTTACATATGGATTCAGAGGAGAGGCACTTTCTTCTATATCAGCTGTATCAAAAATGTCTTTATCTTCTCGAACTAAAGATGATGAAATAGGATCAGCAATAACAGTTTCAGGTGGAAAAATAACAGGTCTTAAGGAAATTCAGAGAAATATAGGAACCACTATAGAAATAAAAGATTTATTTTTTAATACTCCTGCAAGATTAAAGTTTTTAAGAAAAACTACAACAGAATATATGAATATAAAAGATATAATAGTGCAAGAGGCATTGGGAAATCCTAATACAGCAATAACTCTTATACTGGATGACAAAGTAAGCATAAAGACAAGTGGGAATGGGATAGACAACACCATTGTAGAAATATTTGGAAGAAATGTTTTGAAAAATTCAAAAGCTTTTTCTATGGGATATTTAGGAAATGCTTCTTTGTATAGAGCTACAAGAGATTCTATATTCACATTTGTCAATGGGCGTATGGTAAAATCAAAGCTTCTGGAAAATGCTGTCATTGATGGATATTATACAAAACTTATGAAAGGAAAATATCCTTTTGCTATATTGTTTTTGGAGATAGATCCTAAGGAAGTAGATGTCAATGTACATCCTTCAAAAAAAATAGTTAAGTTTTCAAATGAATCTAATGTATATGGAAAAGTTTTAAGGGAGATTGAAAATTGTTTTGAAAGAGATGATATTTTTGTTTCTCCAACTATAGAAAAAACTACTGAAAAAGAAAATGAATCTTTGATAGACTTTTCAGAATTTTCAAAGTTTGTTCCTATGAAGGCAGAAAATACTAAATTTGAAGGAATTGAAGTAGAAAAATATCCAAAAACTGAAACAGAAGCAGAAATTACTCATACAGAGATAAAAAAAGAGGTTATAAAACCTGATGAAGATGATTTTGAAAATATGTTCAGTGAAGAGAGTAAATCTGCTCCTTTTGAAATAAGAGAAGAAATAAAAGTATTTGAAAGAAATGAAAAATCTGATATCATTACTGAGACAAAAAATGAATTTAAAAAAAATATTAAAGAAGATGAGATAATTATATCAAAAGAAAAAAATATTATATCTAAAATAGATTTTAAAGTACTGGGACAGATATTTAATTCTTTTATTTTAGTAGAAAGAGATGGAATATTTGAAATATATGATCAGCATATAGTTCATGAAAGAATACTTTATGAAAAACTAAAAAAAGAGTACTATGGAACAAGTGTAACCAGACAGCAGCTCTTGGTGCCTATAAGAATAGTTCTTGACCCAAGAGAAAGAGAACTTATATTTGAAAATATAGAATATTTTACAGGATTTGGATTTGAAATTGATGAATTTGATGAAAATGAAGTGGTAATAAGGTCAGTTCCAGTAATGAATTTTAGAGATAGTACAGAGAATATTTTCAAAAATATAATAAAAAATCTTAAAGAAAATAAAGAAACAGATATCAGAGAGAGTATTATCATTTCAATGTCATGTAAGGGGGCAATAAAAGCTAATGAAAAGCTATCTCTTAATGAAATGGAGACAATAATAAAAAAGCTTCATGAAATAGGAGAATATACATGCCCTCATGGGAGACCAATTATAGTAAAAATTACTTTAAATGATCTGGAAAAACTTTTTAAAAGAAAATAAATTGAATTTTTTTGAAAAAAGGAGTATATTTTGAATGTATCTATTATATGTATAGGAAAAATAAAAGAAAAATACATAGCTGAGGGAATAAATGAATTCTTGAAAAGAATGCAGTCTTTTGCTAAAATGAAGATTGTAGAATTAAAAGAAGATGGAAATGACAGCAGCAGAAATATTTCCATTGAAAAAGAATCAGAAGATATTCTTAAAATGATGGAAAAATTAGGTGGATACAATATTCTGCTTGATATTCAAGGAAAAAATTTCTCTTCAGAAGAGATGGCAGCAGAGATAGAAAAACTCACAGTGAATGGTGTGAGCAGTATAAATTTTATAATAGGTGGCTCATATGGAGTATCAGAAAGTATAAAGAAAATAGTAAATATGAGATTAAGTTTTTCTAAAATGACTTTCCCCCATCAATTGATGAGGTTAATACTTAGTGAACAAATATACAGATGGTTCAGCATTATAAAAAATACAAAATATCATAAATAGTACAGTTAACTAAACATTTAAAAAGTTAATAAATTTAGGAGGGAAGAGTATGTATTCGCAAGGAGAAACTTTTTATCATGACATTGATGATGAAGAGTACGAATTACATGTAATTGAAAATGTTGTAATGGGGCATAAGGAGTATATAATTGCAGAGGATTTTGATGGGCAGATCCATGTATTTTTATATGATGAAGAGGATGAAGATATTTATTTAATTGAAGATAGTGATGCTATGGAGGTTATAGAATATTGGAGGGAAGAATATTTATCTGGTGATGATATAGGTGATTATGAAGAAGATGAATATTATGACAGATAAGATGATTATAGTGAAAAATTTGATAATGAAGATTACTATGAAGATGAAGAGGAATATTATTAATGAGTAAATTTATGATAAAAAGTATAGATAGTTATAATGAAAAATCATTTGAAATGGTTAATGGTTTAAAAAAAGAAGAAAAGGATAAAATTATCTATGAATATAAAAGTAAATTAGGTAATTGTAAAATATTTTTTCATAATGAAAAGATATTTATACATAGAGAAAATAATGGTATAAAAAATGTTATAGAAGTTGATTTGAACAATAAGACTGAATTTTTGTATTGTGGTGAAGGATTTGAAAAAAACTTTCATATATTAGGAGAAAAAATAACTTATAAAAAAAATATATTGGAATTTTCTTATAAAATATTAGATAATGGAGAAGAAGTCAATAATATTTCAATCACCATTAAAGAATATTGATAATCTTTTGAATAGAGCATATTTGGTTTATGCTCTATTTTCATAAACAGGAGGTAAAATGAAAGCAATAGGTTACTTATTAATTCTTCTTACTATGTACAGCTGTACTGGACTTCCTCAAATAAAAGATCCAGGAAGCATATGGGGGAGAAATGAAGAACAACCATTAACACAGGAAACAATTATTTTAGCAGAGAATGATTCTTCTGGTATATTAGATGAAGTTTCAAGATCATTAAGAGAAGGAAAAAGTAAGGAATACTCAGAAAATTATTCTGGAAGTACTTTTGAAGTATATGCAGGAGATTATCTTTTTATACCTTTAAAATCAGAAGATAATTTTAAACTGATGTCTTATCCAAGGAATATTTCTTATGAATTAGGAATAAAGGGGAAAAATCTAGTATTTAGAAGTATATATCAAGGAGAATTTACTTTAGATGTTTATTCTTTGGGAGGAATAACAAGAAGAATAAAAATTTCAAATAAATTGAAATATAGATTTACGGAACAGAATAATTATGATATAATTCTAAAAAATTATGCTAAGAATGATATAAAACAATTACAGGATAGTGTTGCTCTGCATAGAATGGCTTTTCCAGATAGTTTTAGAGATAAGGAAATATCTTTTATGTTAATGGAACTGGCAGGAAAAGATGGAAATGTTAAAGTTGTAAGAGAAGAAATTGAATTCTTGAAAAAATATAAAACTTTAGATGAACAAGATAAACTGACAATACTTGACACGCTTGCAGGAATAGGAAGTGCAGGTTCTCAACTTGATTCAGTATTGCTGGAATATAATTCAGGAAATACTATTCTTAATGCTGAATTAAGAAAATTAATACTTGCAAAATCTTCAGCTAACAGAGAGGAAATAGAGTTTTTAGAAAAATATTTCAGAGATGAGCCTACAAGGGAAACAGCAGATTTTATAGGTAATTGGTATCTAAAAAATGGAGATATAAACAGAGGAACTCAGTATATAAATGGAACTATAGAAGGAATTGCTCCAGAATTATTGGAATCTATATTTGCAAAGACTGAAGAAGGAACAGTAGATCCAATGGCAGAACTTGAAAATAAAAATTATACTCAGTTTAGATCATTTTTAAGTGATGGAGAAAATAGTTTCAATCAAGGAAGTTATGTAGAGGCATTAGTACATTTTGAAAAAGCTTTAAGTGTAAATAAAGACTATGCTGAAACTAAAGATATTTATTTTTATATGGGACAAAGCAATTTTCAGCTAGAAAATTACCAAAAAGCTATTGATAATTATAAAAAAGCCCTTAATATAGAAAAAAGCGATGACAAAAAGGCAGAAATATACTATAATATGGGAATAACTTATGATAAACTTGGAAATAAAGAAGAAAGCAGAAATTATTTTACTTTTGTAAGACAGAAATTTCCAAAGTCATCATGGAGTACAAAAAGCAGTATATACCTGCTCAGATTAAATTAAAATCAAAAAATTTATAAGGAGAAGAACCATGGAAAAATATTTTGACAGAGTAGCTAAAGAAAATTTAGTTATGGAAAAATGGAAAAAAGTAGAAGAATTAAAAGAATTAG
Above is a genomic segment from Fusobacterium sp. containing:
- a CDS encoding tetratricopeptide repeat protein, with product MKAIGYLLILLTMYSCTGLPQIKDPGSIWGRNEEQPLTQETIILAENDSSGILDEVSRSLREGKSKEYSENYSGSTFEVYAGDYLFIPLKSEDNFKLMSYPRNISYELGIKGKNLVFRSIYQGEFTLDVYSLGGITRRIKISNKLKYRFTEQNNYDIILKNYAKNDIKQLQDSVALHRMAFPDSFRDKEISFMLMELAGKDGNVKVVREEIEFLKKYKTLDEQDKLTILDTLAGIGSAGSQLDSVLLEYNSGNTILNAELRKLILAKSSANREEIEFLEKYFRDEPTRETADFIGNWYLKNGDINRGTQYINGTIEGIAPELLESIFAKTEEGTVDPMAELENKNYTQFRSFLSDGENSFNQGSYVEALVHFEKALSVNKDYAETKDIYFYMGQSNFQLENYQKAIDNYKKALNIEKSDDKKAEIYYNMGITYDKLGNKEESRNYFTFVRQKFPKSSWSTKSSIYLLRLN
- a CDS encoding transglycosylase SLT domain-containing protein, which gives rise to MKKIFLILFFIINSFMAFTYTYEDYDIFIQGKNAYHNGYYEEAQNKFEILLRSYSFSPILKNNYAFYFIGMTYYRMEDWKNAVFYLEKAVFSHKLSFFNRGSEIEKNIYFAERDYSLGDALIKTGDKETGLLYLKRLDYSTFSPITSHFEERALELLAKEDIQYQNYYNLKFRNDFSRIGEISIAELLKAAHFFLSKKEYEKAEKLYKIILKNSNITKSDKEKAESELFRTLIRAGKNKEIITLTDKYAKNGNKDLYFFYKGIAYYRMKDFSRCLYAFENVKRGRYSSLALFYQTGIYYSFGDYEQVLKTAAKIPHKNIITEIMVANSYFKLGNNKLFEKKAENIIKTYPNSYEGMFYSFLLKNKDIDISKHNSVFKVGLIIDNLLTNCKNIDNNFINTVDKIEIEKLSVIAAMKDEELIKIEIENSSFINKHSIQNGYAITTILEKGEFFDLAYKNSSAYRKNFFEYKDLIKYNYPLYYKNIVDANSKKYDVPQELIYSVILISSKFNNKLLSENSKIGLMQIPYESREEIIPLFDPKTNITLGTEKLKSLLETYKGDKLKCLIAYIYGEDLLNRIQFDYDGDLNLDLIADPEERYDLQNLILTYMFYKKLYNF
- the rlmH gene encoding 23S rRNA (pseudouridine(1915)-N(3))-methyltransferase RlmH; this translates as MNVSIICIGKIKEKYIAEGINEFLKRMQSFAKMKIVELKEDGNDSSRNISIEKESEDILKMMEKLGGYNILLDIQGKNFSSEEMAAEIEKLTVNGVSSINFIIGGSYGVSESIKKIVNMRLSFSKMTFPHQLMRLILSEQIYRWFSIIKNTKYHK
- the mutL gene encoding DNA mismatch repair endonuclease MutL — its product is MGIIKVLDESVSNIIAAGEVVENPASMLKELLENSLDAESKSIKIEVKSGGRHVIISDDGKGMTQDDLLLSVERHATSKIAKKEDLYNLLTYGFRGEALSSISAVSKMSLSSRTKDDEIGSAITVSGGKITGLKEIQRNIGTTIEIKDLFFNTPARLKFLRKTTTEYMNIKDIIVQEALGNPNTAITLILDDKVSIKTSGNGIDNTIVEIFGRNVLKNSKAFSMGYLGNASLYRATRDSIFTFVNGRMVKSKLLENAVIDGYYTKLMKGKYPFAILFLEIDPKEVDVNVHPSKKIVKFSNESNVYGKVLREIENCFERDDIFVSPTIEKTTEKENESLIDFSEFSKFVPMKAENTKFEGIEVEKYPKTETEAEITHTEIKKEVIKPDEDDFENMFSEESKSAPFEIREEIKVFERNEKSDIITETKNEFKKNIKEDEIIISKEKNIISKIDFKVLGQIFNSFILVERDGIFEIYDQHIVHERILYEKLKKEYYGTSVTRQQLLVPIRIVLDPRERELIFENIEYFTGFGFEIDEFDENEVVIRSVPVMNFRDSTENIFKNIIKNLKENKETDIRESIIISMSCKGAIKANEKLSLNEMETIIKKLHEIGEYTCPHGRPIIVKITLNDLEKLFKRK